The Cryptococcus gattii WM276 chromosome B, complete sequence genome has a segment encoding these proteins:
- a CDS encoding Peroxisome organization and biogenesis-related protein, putative (Similar to TIGR gene model, INSD accession AAW40784.1) — MSTLATNIILHPRVNQSLAILATTVGRDKVTRLIQYLARLISWYLLSRGRIESASRFEGLKNGLANGRKVMRLFRPAEFLQSAVNLAQRPITSLKGPGQIAHLAQIGRQIGYAGFHSADMIVWLAQIRFLKFDKTTTQRYVRIMYKFWLAGIVCSLVSSSASLVRLRADSRRFALSSQVAKEEEKDGRSGEEAARQMSERRERGKALLDQRQTILSQLVSDFLDVWIPATGLGYTNLNDGTLGTFG; from the exons ATGAGTACACTCGCAACAAACATCATACTACACCCAAGAGTCAACCAGTCACTGGCTATCTTGGCCACGACTGTTGGCCGTGACAAG GTAACCAGGCTGATACAGTACTTGGCTCGTCTTATTTCTTGGTATTTGCTCAGTCGGGGCCGCATAGAATCCGCTTCTCGTTTCGAAGGGCTGAAAAACGGGCTTGCTAATGGCAGAAAAG TAATGCGTCTCTTTCGTCCAGCCGAGTTCCTCCAGTCGGCGGTGAATCTGGCACAGCGACCAAT AACTTCACTGAAAGGCCCAGGCCAAATAGCTCATCTAGCTCAAATTGGTCGACAAATTGGATATGCCGGTTTTCACAGTGCAGATATGATTGTATGGTTAGCCCAGATCCGATTCCTGAAATTTGATAAGAC CACCACCCAGCGCTATGTGCGCATAATGTATAAGTTCTGGCTTGCCGGAATTGTATGTTCGCTCGTGTCATCTTCGGCTTCTCTCGTTAGGCTACGAGCAGATAGCCGAAGGTTTGCATTGTCTTCTCAAGTGgccaaagaagaggagaaggatgggagGAGCGGCGAGGAAGCTGCTCGACAGATGTCTGAGCGCCGAGAGCGCGGAAAAGCGTTGCTTGA CCAAAGGCAGACTATACTTTCTCAGCTGGTCAGCGACTTCCTAGACGTTTGGATTCCTGCCACAGGTCTTGGCTATACAAACTTGAATGATGGCACACTCGGCACATTTGGGTAA
- a CDS encoding Cytoplasm protein, putative (Similar to TIGR gene model, INSD accession AAW40787.1) codes for MFKRLPRTLLQSSSRPPQICCQCLNQSQFRTPVLIFQFPRHASTISDRQTKQVRMSKLPVSHKPPKRRLEAASQPLRNAASITRGPVLQCIAHTTAEKYDLVALGTTLQSLGVRWDEVPEGDPDRALVIGPWKGRGGAERLINGKDVPSTSTITRSPAVEWAENEGVDLRDMGFGYGERGEIWVFSSGSFVTWGLTEEEGRAFLRQVIRGGRDVEINRVSPKEYELEEVDFVVDPTAKTHILGNLILLGRPPRLSTFHSSPSLASLLARYTLSLSLSRSSSLSVLEERLDNHLASVSILPRALEMYGRQPLPRKEVIRKMGELMTLRMAVNTTGGGLDDTPEFYWSEPELESYFDSVASEFEIRERIDVFNKKIDYAQEVQTTLRALLTESSSHRMEIIIILLISVEVVIVLIREGPDLLHKLLEIVGVSPAEADDITENIQKVADKLPPIGSISSPAIDHPTTQSADSSERYV; via the exons ATGTTCAAGCGGCTCCCTAGAACTCTTTTACAGTCTTCATCTAGGCCTCCACAGATTTGCTGTCAATGCCTCAATCAATCTCAGTTTCGCACACCAGTACTCATCTTTCAGTTCCCTCGACATGCTTCTACTATTTCCGATAGACAAACTAAACAGGTACGCATGAGCAAGCTCCCTGTGTCCCACAAACCACCGAAACGACGACTAGAAGCAGCTTCTCAACCGCTTCGAAATGCAGCTTCCATAACCAGAGGGCCGGTACTGCAGTGTATTGCCCATACAACGGCAGAGAAGTATGATCTTGTGGCTCTAGGCACAACTCTCCAGTCTTTGGGTGTCCGATGGGATGAGGTGCCAGAAGGTGACCCCGATAGGGCGCTGGTTATTGGACCGTGGAAAGGGCGTGGTGGAGCCGAACGTCTAATTAACGGAAAAGACGTTCCGTCTACATCTACCATAACTAGGAGCCCTGCGGTTGAGTGGGCCGAAAACGAAGGAGTGGATCTGAGAGATATGGGGTTTGGTTATGGGGAAAGAGGCGAAATATGGGTCTTTAGCTCTGGATCATTTGTTACATGGGGCCTGAccgaggaggagggaagggCGTTTTTGAGACAAGTCATCAGAGGCGGTCGGGATGTTGAAATCAACCGAGTGTCCCCGAAGGAATACGAACTAGAGGAAGTGGATTTTGTCGTCGATCCCACAGC CAAAACACACATCCTTGGTAatctcatccttcttggTCGACCACCGCGGCTGTCGACTTTTCATTCCTCCCCTTCGCTTGCCTCTTTATTAGCCAGGTATACCTTGTCACTATCGCTCTCCCGATCGTCATCCTTATCCGTTCTTGAAGAGCGACTTGACAATCATTTAGCCTCTGTATCAATTCTGCCCAGGGCCTTAGAGATGTATGGACGTCAGCCTTTACCTCGTAAAGAGGTGATAAGGAAAATGGGAGAATTAATGACTTTGAGGATGGCGGTCAACACAACTGGCGGAGGACTAGATGACACCCCTGAA TTCTATTGGTCTGAACCCGAGTTAGAAT CCTATTTTGACTCTGTTGCAAGCGAGTTCGAAATAAGGGAGCGTATAGATGTTTTTAATAAAAAAATCGACTATGCTCAAGAAGTACAAACTACCCTGCGGGCGCTCTTGACCGAG TCATCGTCGCACAGGATGGAGATCATCATCATATTGCTCATCAGTGTGGAAGTTGTTATC GTTCTTATCCGTGAAGGTCCCGACCTTCTTCACAAGCTGTTGGAGATTGTCGGAGTAAGCCCAGCAGAAGCAGATGATATTACAGAGAATATCCAAAAGGTCGCCGATAAGCTACCTCCAATAGGTAGCATTTCATCGCCAGCGATTGATCATCCAACAACCCAATCGGCGGATAGTTCTGAACGATACGTATAA
- a CDS encoding uncharacterized protein (Similar to TIGR gene model, INSD accession AAW41326.1), whose protein sequence is MNIDNLTSNYSVIDDKSLIPCLLTFQRQYFSLYPPYLLTFPDSFLLASPGGQDFLLRHILGESVEADKLNVDQPTQRERWVKLYQPEKTYQIKVWKKIMICLEAGIKSAERLDNSEWVIDDRFYSHMAALMVASNPIALNSGPQTSYRTFLYDMPDAAFRETFGHDKPQNNARITLLEEQIAIQGGTTGLRTWTAALHLGHHILHHFSTIFASSHGPNRGFIELGAGTGFLSILLAQMGFKVVATDLGSPANQMGEQSEDGAPVTTPLGRLQSNIELNQYDVKPQSLHLNWYDARRPHDTDPSLETWNRIQRLHWDIVAADVIYDPDLVHPLVDSIDVLLSSGSEKLSAIISATIRNQGTFDLFIETCDKHSLIVDILNLPTMPPQAPTFWDSALDAGTRVLIMRITKEP, encoded by the exons ATGAACATCGACAACCTTACCTCAAACTATTCCGTCATTGATGACAAGTCACTCATACCCTGTCTCCTCACGTTCCAACGCCAGTACTTTTCCCTTTATCCCCCATACCTCTTGACATTCCCAGATTCCTTCTTATTAGCTTCACCGGGGGGACAGGACTTTCTGCTTCGTCATATATTAGGAGAAAGTGTAGAGGCGGACAAACTCAATGTAGATCAGCCGACACAACGAGAAAGATGGGTAAAATTGTACCAGCCGGAGAAGACATATCAAATTAAAGtctggaagaagatcatGATATGTCTAGAAGCCGGCATCAAGTCTGCTGAGCGATTAGATAACAGCGAGTGG GTGATAGATGACAGGTTTTACAGCCACATGGCAGCATTGATGGTTGCTTCGAATCCTATAGCACTCAATAGTGGACCACAAACTTCTTATCGCACATTTCTGTACGATATGCCAGACGCTGCTTTTCGTGAAACTTTTGGCCATGATAAACCCCAAAACAATGCGCGTATTACCCTTCTTGAAGAACAGATTGCAATCCAAGGGGGCACGACCGGATTGAGAACATG GACAGCGGCTTTACATTTAGGACATCACATTCTCCATCACTTTTCGACAATCTTCGCCTCGTCCCATGGCCCAAATCGTGGCTTTATCGAGCTTGGTGCCGGCACAGGGTTTTTATCAATCCTCCTAGCGCAGATGGGGTTCAAAGTTGTGGCCACAGATCTGGGAAGCCCAGCAAATCAAATGGGCGAGCAGTCAGAAGATGGTGCCCCAGTGACCACTCCTTTGGGGCGTTTACAATCGAACATAGAGCTGA ATCAGTACGATGTAAAACCTCAATCGCTTCATTTAAACTGGTATGATGCTCGCAGACCTCACGATACGGACCCTTCCCTTGAGACATGGAATAGAATCCAAAGGCTGCACTGGGATATCGTAGCAGCTGACGTG ATATATGATCCCGACCTTGTTCATCCTTTGGTGGACTCTATCGATGTGCTGCTGAGCAGTGGGTCAGAAAAGCTTAGTGCAATAATCTCAGCCACAATACGTAACCAGGGAACATTTGATTTGTTCATCGAGACGTGTG ACAAACATAGTCTCATAGTCGACATCCTGAACCTGCCAACCATGCCCCCACAAGCACCGACCTTTTGGGACTCAGCTCTTGATGCAGGGACCCGAGTTTTAATTATGCGTATTACAAAAGAGCCATGA
- a CDS encoding 60S ribosomal protein l30-1 (l32), putative (Similar to TIGR gene model, INSD accession AAW40789.1) yields the protein MAPVKKSKSAKNSESINSKLQLVVKSGKFTLGYKQALKQLRSGKAKLILISKNCPPLRKSEIEYYAMLSKTNVHHYDGSNVDLGTAAGKLYRVGVMSIQDAGDSDLLQQQESA from the exons ATGGCCCCTGTCAAGAAGAGCAAGTCCGCCAAGAACTCTGAGTCTATCAACTCCAAGCTCCAGCTCGTTGTTAAGTCTGGCAAGTTCACCCTCGGTTACAAGCAGGCTCTCAAGCAGCTCCGATCTGGCAAGG CCAAGCTCATTTTGATCTCCAAAAACTGCCCTCCCCTCCGAAAGTCTGAGATCGAGTACTACGCCATGCT CTCCAAGACCAACGTCCACCACTACGACGGTTCCAATGTCGACCTCGGTACTGCCGCTGGTAAGCTCTACCGAGTCGGTGTCATGTCCATCCAGGATGCCGGAGACAGTGACTTG CTCCAGCAGCAGGAGAGTGCCTAA
- a CDS encoding Chaperone, putative (Similar to TIGR gene model, INSD accession AAW40791.1) produces MASPLVVGLGLLGAGLAGRVGYQMMRASRGGAQEFLKGGFKAKMDRSEAIQILGLREPITTNKLKDAHRRLMLANHPDRGGAPYLAGKVNEAKALLE; encoded by the exons ATGGCTTCTCCTCTTGTCGTTGGCCTCGGTCTTCTCGGTGCAGGTCTTGCTGGCCGCGTGGGCTACCAAATGATGCGGGCTTCTCGCGGTGGTGCTCAAGAGTTCTTGAAGGGCGGGTTCAAGGCGAAGATGGATAGATCTGAAGCTATACAAATTCTCGGCCTGAG AGAACCTATCACCACAAACAAGTTGAAAGACGCTCATCGACGATTAATGCTTGCCAATCATCCCGACCGAGGAGGTGCACCATATCTTGCAGGGAAAGTGAACGAGGCTAAGGCTTTGCTTGAGTGA
- a CDS encoding uncharacterized protein (Similar to TIGR gene model, INSD accession AAW40793.1) has translation MAPDQDATDEQLYADLPSPLYLSPSELIDTYHPNVLAPLVRCSKLPFRHLTSLYETHITHTPMILAEEFSRAQIARTSDFSTSSNERGIYWMTPKNGKSEDKGGYQTHIGHPEDARPVKEPWKTYHSPPSTNRLPPSPAPPNSQAQLVRGCLIAQFASPNAKSLADAAELISPYVDGIDLNCGCPQRWAYNEGIGCALLRKPELVRDMVRGAKDRMGWGWPVSIKIRIDSEQKNTEQLISNALQAGISHLTIHGRTRHQPSTDPVNLPGIKFAVECVKGQVPCVANGDVWELEDARRMRLQTGVQGVMAARGLLANPALFAGYDRTPEECVSQFINLGLDYGFNFSLFHRHLAYMLEPHLSRVEKVWFNSLTSQASAIEWLDERGIDFRKKRGTIWDARRGYNVIDLY, from the exons ATGGCTCCGGATCAAGATGCTACCGACGAACAGCTATATGCCGaccttccttctcctctaTATCTTTCCCCCTCCGAACTTATTGACACTTATCACCCAAATGTTCTGGCGCCTCTAGTCCGTTGTTCTAAGCTCCCTTTTCGCCATCTTACTTCTCTATACGAGACTCACATAACTCACACACCCATGATCCTAGCTGAAGAGTTTTCGCGCGCTCAGATAGCGAGGACATCGGATTTTAGCACAAGTAGCAACGAAAGAGGCATTTACTGGATGACGCCCAAAAATGGAAAATCTGAAGATAAAGGGGGTTATCAGACCCACATTGGCCATCCAGAGGATGCCCGACCTGTGAAAGAGCCGTGGAAGACGTATCACTCTCCTCCATCTACCAACCGTCTTCCTCCGTCACCGGCTCCCCCCAACTCCCAAGCGCAGCTCGTCCGGGGTTGCTTAATAGCTCAGTTCGCATCCCCTAATGCCAAGTCTTTAGCTGACGCCGCTGAACTCATTTCTCCTTACGTTGACGGAATTGATTTGAACTGCGGCTGTCCCCAGAGATGGGCTTATAACGAGGGTATCGGATGCGCTTTGTTGAGGAAACCAGAATTAGTACGAGATATGGTTAGAGGCGCTAAAGATCGAATGGGGTGGGGATGGCCAGTCAGTATCAAAATTAGGATCGACTCAGAACAGAA AAATACGGAGCAGCTAATCTCAAATGCCCTTCAAGCCGGAATATCTCATTTAACGATCCATGGCCGAACGAGGCACCAGCCTTCGACTGACCCGGTTAACCTTCCCGGAATCAAGTTTGCCGTAGAATGCGTCAAAGGCCAAGTCCCATGCGTGGCGAATGGAGACGTCTGGGAACTTGAAGACGCAAGGCGGATGAGACTTCAGACCGGGGTCCAAGGTGTGATGGCAGCAAGAGGGTTATTGGCCAA CCCCGCCCTATTCGCCGGTTATGATAGGACGCCAGAGGAATGTGTATCTCAATTCATCAACCTTGGTTTGGATTATGGTTTCAACTTTTCTCTATTCCATCGTCACCTCGCATACATGCTTGAGCCCCATCTTTCTCGAGTAGAAAAAGTCTGGTTCAATTCTCTCACATCACAAGCGTCTGCAATAGAATGGCTGGATGAAAGAGGTATTGATTTcaggaagaaaagagggACTATCTGGGATGCGCGTCGAGGCTACAACGTTATTGATTTATATTAG
- a CDS encoding Ammonium transporter MEP1, putative (Similar to TIGR gene model, INSD accession AAW40795.1): protein MVNITYGALLSSSDGAVHFEPLGTDIISTLAGQTTAFDPGDIAWVLTCAALIVFMLPGLGYLYSGLARRKNALSMLFLSLVSLGIISFQWFFIGYSLVFSETGGSFWGDGRNVGFRQVLERPIPESNGKLPEIVFATFQLMFACLVPAVLLGAAAERSRILPAMIFMFCWTTLVYDPLAHWIWSANGWANKWGVLDYAGGVPVEIASGTAGLAYSYFIGKRRGYGTDRVLFKPSNVGNVVLGTVFLWVGWLGFNGGSCYCASLKAALAIFNTNLAGSVGGVVWLIMDFRLERKWSMVGYCTGAIAGLVAITPAAGYVGAPASALIGLVAAVVSNLATRLKVSMRVDDPMDIFAVHALAGIVGVLMTGLFAQSSVAANDGFSVIDGGWLDHHYVQLGKQVAWACVGIAWTFIVTYAIMFFINLIPGCHFRATDEAEIVGMDEVELGEYVADYAFHQRDLEGEYEAHTLSQCPSATKLHLREFRHNKDGESSSSSQPKELPPTMPRGGAAIGDLDGDTAVESQHSRSNSRGRSQHRVRIEREGDNEAMEMSDISRTRSSDRRQRGLSLEGSSVDQRE, encoded by the exons ATGGTCAACATAACTTATGGTGCACTGCTGTCGTCGTCGGATGGAGCAGTTCACTTTGAGCCTTTAGGAACTGACATTATCTCTACCTTGGCTGGTCAAACAACAG CCTTCGATCCAGGAGACATAGCATGGGTGCTTACTTGTGCTGCTTTGATTGTTTTCATG CTTCCCGGCCTTGGATACCTGTACTCTGGTCTTGCTCGACGAAAAAATGCCCTGTCAATGCTGTTTCTATCTCTCGTCTCCCTCGGGATTATCTCCTTCCAGTGGTTCTTCATCGGATATAGTCTAGTGTTCTCGGAAACGGGAGGCAGTTTCTGGGGAGATGGAAG GAATGTTGGTTTCAGACAGGTTCTTGAAAGACCAATACCGGAGTCCAATGGCAAACTTCCAGAGATTGTATTTGCCACTTTTCAGCTA ATGTTCGCTTGCCTTGTTCCAGCAGTCTTGCTTGGCGCTGCAGCTGAGCGAAGCAGAATATTGCCTGCTATGATTTTTATGTTTTGCTGGACTACCTTAGTCTATGACCCCCTGGCACACTGGATTTGGAGTGCCAACGGATGGGCAAACAAATGGGGTGTATTGGA CTATGCAGGAGGTGTTCCAGTTGAGATAGCTAGTGGGACAGCTGGATTAGCGTACTCCTACTTTATCGGGAAACGTCGTGGGTATGGCACAGATCGTGTTCTCTTTAAACCTTCGAATGTTGG CAATGTTGTGCTCGGCACAGTGTTCCTCTGGGTTGGGTGGTTGGGTTTCAATGGAGGGTCTTGTTACTGCGCCTCCCTTAAGGCTGCGCTTGCCATCTTCAACACCAATCTGGCCGGAAGCGTTGGGGGTGTTGTATGGCTCATTATGGATTTCCGTCTTGAAAGGAAATGGAGCATGGTTGGATACTGCACAGGTGCGATTGCAGGTTTGGTTGCCATCACCCCGGCTGCTGGATATGTCGGTGCTCCT GCCTCAGCTCTCATCGGTCTCGTCGCTGCCGTGGTTTCTAACTTGGCAACAAGATTAAAAGTCAGCATGCGCGTTGACGACCCCATGGATATTTTCGCTGTGCACGCCTTGGCCGGTATCGTAGGTGTGCTCATGACCGGTCTGTTCGCACAGTCCAGCGTGGCCGCCAATGACGGTTTCTCTGTCATCGATGGTGGATGGCT CGACCACCATTATGTTCAACTGGGTAAACAGGTTGCTTGGGCTTGCGTTGGTATCGCCTGGACATTTATTGTCACCTATGCCATCATGTTCTTCATCAATCTGATTCCTGGCTGTCATTTCCGTGCTACCGATGAGGCGGAGATCGTTGGTATGGAC GAGGTCGAATTGGGTGAATACGTTGCGGACTATGCCTTCCATCAGCGAGATCTAGAGGGCGAATACGAAGCTCATACTCTATCTCAATGTCCCTCAGCCACCAAACTCCATCTTCGAGAATTCCGCCACAACAAAGATGGGGAATCCTCTAGTTCTTCTCAGCCAAAAGAATTGCCCCCAACGATGCCTCGTGGTGGCGCTGCCATTGGCGATCTCGACGGGGACACAGCCGTTGAATCGCAACATTCACGTTCAAATTCGAGGGGACGAAGTCAACACAGAGTGAGGATCGAAAGAGAAGGTGACAATGAGGCAATGGAGATGAGCGATATAAGCCGCACAAGATCTAGCGATCGACGACAAAGAGGATTGAGCTTAGAAGGTTCTTCTGTGGACCAAAGGGAATAG
- a CDS encoding 8-amino-7-oxononanoatesynthase, putative (Similar to TIGR gene model, INSD accession AAW40797.1), with the protein MTQLDDRLDDFLRGRQQKGRFRSLKEYDTSPHSGLTDFSSNDYLSVTSSESLRSAYLERLANSPQIFGSTGSRLLSGCSPAHSALENRLSTSFNSPSALLFNSGWDANVSFFATVPQASDWVICDELVHASVHSGLRASRVPPERRVIFSHNSPEGLEKVLQQIARDPSFGHNSTVFLALESLYSMDGDMAPLPLLLDILAQYVPRTRQCVVVDEAHSTGVYGEHGKGLVYALAEEGGWAPGDGNRRGKARVDVRLMTFGKAVGCSGAVLLCSPTIRTFLINFARPFIFSTAMPHSTVIALQCVWDLLLGSEGDKRRESLMAIAAYIHSLLNDLLRNTPPDLLRLPPSPDTSFTFPIPPHDTGSIPSSPLSPILGLLTPTPHALSAFLLEKGFIVRPVVPPTVPPGAERVRICLRAGMDKEVINRLMAALRDWVESKMDPGVMRAKL; encoded by the exons ATGACTCAGCTCGATGATCGCTTGGACGATTTCCTGCGAGGAAGACAGCAGAAAGGCCGATTCAGGAGTCTCAAAGAATACGATACATCACCGCACTCCGGTCTCACAGATTTT TCTTCAAATGATTATCTCTCAGTGACCTCCTCTGAATCACTGCGTTCCGCATATCTTGAACGCCTTGCCAACAGTCCCCAAATATTCGGCTCGACCGGCTCTCGACTGCTTAGTGGTTGCAGTCCTGCGCATTCTGCCCTTGAAAATCGTCTCTCAACCTCCTTCAATTCCCCATCTGCGCTCCTTTTCAATTCAGGGTGGGATGCCAATGTGTCCTTTTTCGCCACGGTTCCGCAAGCGTCGGATTGGGTCATTTGTGATGAGCTAGTCCACGCGTCCGTTCATTCGGGCCTAAGAGCATCAAGGGTACCCCCAGAGAGGAGAGTGATCTTTTCTCATAACAGTCCAGAGGGGTTGGAGAAAGTGCTACAACAAATTGCTCGAGATCCCAGCTTTGGGCACAATTCTACGGTGTTTCTAGCGCTGGAAAGCCTGTATTCGATGGACGGGGATATGGctccccttccccttctaCTAGACATTTTAGCGCAATACGTGCCGAGGACTAGACAATGTGTCGTAGTAGATGAAGCGCATTCAACTGGTGTTTACGGCGAGCATGGTAAAGGTCTGGTCTATGCCTTAGCggaggaaggaggatggGCACCAGGGGATGGCAATAGAAGGGGAAAGGCGAGGGTGGATGTAAGGTTGATGACTTTCGGCAAGGCGGTTGGGTGTTCTGGAG CGGTTTTACTTTGCTCGCCTACCATCCGGACTTTCCTCATCAACTTTGCCCGGCCCTTTATTTTCTCCACCGCTATGCCCCATTCAACAGTCATTGCACTTCAGTGTGTCTGGGACCTGTTGCTGGGCTCAGAAGGAGATAAG CGTCGTGAAAGCCTTATGGCCATTGCTGCTTATATTCATTCCCTCTTGAATGATCTGCTACGAAACACTCCCCCCGATCTTCTGCGCCTTCCCCCGAGCCCTGATACCTCCTTCACTTTTCCGATTCCACCTCATGACACCGGGAGCATACCATCTAGCCCGTTATCCCCTATCCTCGGATTATTGACCCCGACGCCGCATGCTCTATCGGCATTCCTTCTGGAAAAGGGCTTCATTGTGAGGCCAGTTGTACCACCCACTGTGCCCCCAGGAGCGGAACGCGTTCGTATATGTCTTCGTGCAGGCATGGACAAGGAGGTCATTAATCGACTTATGGCTGCACTAAGAGATTGGGTGGAAAGCAAGATGGATCCTGGCGTCATGAGAGCAAAACTATGA